Genomic segment of Caproiciproducens sp. NJN-50:
AAAGCGAATAAGGTGAGGAAACATGAAAAAGACAAAAAAGAGCGCAAAAGGCACGTTCTCCGTCATGGAGAACATCCCTTCGGAAAAGCATCTGACCTTCTTCATCGACCGGCAGCTCTATGCCCTGCCGACTTCCCAGGTTGTTGAAATCATCCGGCTGCAGCCCATCACCCTGATGCCGAACCTTCCCGACTACGTGAAGGGCGTCATCAATCTGAGGGGAAAGATTGTCCCTCTCATCGATATGAGGCTCAAATTTTCAAAGGAATCCATTCCATACGACAACTTGACCAGCATCGTCATTGTGGAGAACGGCGACATGACGGCCGGCCTGATCGTCGATTCGGTCAAGGATGTCAGGGATATTGCAAAAAGCCAGATTTTCGACGCGCCGAAGTACAAGAAAAGCGTCGGTGACCGGTATGTCGCCGCCATCGCGTCTTTGGGAAAAGAATCCGCCATGGTCCTGGATATCGCGCGCGTCCTTTCGGAGCGCGGCGCCGATTCCGCGCCGGCGCGCCATTCTGCGGATCAGATGCTGAAAACCGCAGCCGAATAAATCCGGTTCAGAGAGCAATGCAAGACAAAGTTGGGGGGCTTACCATCGAATGCTGCCAATTCCTGAGGACTACCTCCGGTCGCCATGTGAAGTCAAGGCCATGGACAACAAGCCGATCCTGACAGGCTATCTTGGCTGGATAGGGGAAGACGGGATCCAAATCGTAAACAAGGCGGAACCGCTTCCCATCGTCCACTGCAATACCACTGTCAGAATCAGCGTATTCAGCACCGCGCTGGGATTCCGCGTTCTGGTCGGGAAAGTATACCTTTCGTCGCCGGAATTTATCCGGATTTCGGACGTGCAAAGTTTGGCAGACTATGAAAAAAGAAATTTTTTCCGCGTCAGGGTTGATATTGAAACAGAGGCCTTCCCTGAAAACGAGGAAGGCGAAATTCGGAAGGGCAGTGAGGCCATCGCGGTCAGCATCAAAGATCTCAGCCTGAGCGGTCTTTATTTTTTCAGTTCCAGGAAACTGGAGGTCGGCGACCGGCTGTCCGTCAGGCTGAGCCTTTACGATTCGGCCGTCTTCCTCAGCTGCAGAGTTGTGCGCAGGCTCCTGCTGGAGCGGGCGCAGGAGGATGGGTACGGATGTGAGTTCCTGAACAACTCCGGCCCCAAGGGCGATCTTTTATGCAAATATCTTTTCGATTGCCAGCGGGAACAGATCCGCACGATGAAGGAACGGCAGCTGTGAGCGACCCGGAACCGAACCACGCGGGCCAGCGTCCCTGAAGAATCATAATTTACTCTACGAGGTGAATCATATGCAAAACAACTTGGCGGAAGAGGGAATTGGCCAAGACAGCGAACAGGCCGCCCTGATGACCAAATATCTCACTTTCTGGACGGACGGCGAACTGTTCGGCCTTCCGATTTCGGATGTCGTGCAGATTATCAGCATGCAGGGAATCACGCCGCTTCCGGATTTTCCGGACTACGCAAAGGGCGTCATCAACCTGCGCGGGAATATCATACCGGTCATCGATATCCGCGTGCGTTTCGGCAAGCCCGAAGCCGAATACAATGAAAACACCTGCATTATCGTGACCAGCATCGAGGATTCCTACATGGGCTTCATCGTGGATGCGGTCGACGAGGTCACCGATCTTGATGAAGACAGCATCTCTCCGCCGCCGAAGGTTTCCAAGGATATCACCAACCGTTATCTGACGGGAATCGGACAAATCGAAGAGAAGGTCATTCTTCTTCTGGACGTCGCAAAGATTCTTTCGGAAAACGAACTGACGGAAGTACATGAAACCGCCGCTCAGAACAAAAGCGCCGAAGCAGCGGACAAGCATCCGGAAACCCCGGTTGTAGATCTGCGGGCTGCTGCGGTGAAAAAAAACGAAGGAGAGTAATCGGAGTATGCATCCATATCTTAATTTGAAGATCCGTGGAAAATTGATTCTGAACATCACCGTTATTTCCCTGCTATTTGTTATCCCTTATGTAGTCTGTCTCATCATGATTTCGGCGAACAAGGGAAATCCGGATGCTTTGTTGAGCGCCGTAAGGACCATGACCCCGATTATGGTCGCCGCTTTCGTCGTGATCTGGCTGATCGGCATTTATATGGTCGCGAGGTTTTCCAGACATATGGCCGGCGCGATCGATGAAATTTCCAGAGTCTCCAAGGAGATTTCCGAAGGCAAGCTGGACGTTAAAGTGAGTTACGAATCAAATGCCGAACTGGGCCGGCTGGCCAAATCCGTCAATGAGCTTTCCGAGAAGCTGACCACGGCCGTCAGGGAGATCATTTCCCTTCTGGATAAGATGGCAGAAGGGGATCTGACGGCGGAATCCCACGTTGTGTGGGAGGGAGACTGGGCGCGGATTAACAATTCGATGAAAAATATTTTTCAATCCCTGAATTCAATTTTCTCAAAGGTCCAAAGCGCGTCGGATCAGACTTCCAGCGGCTCCGAACAGGTGGCAAGCGGCTCCCAGGCTCTGGCGCAGGGTGCAACGGAACAGGCAAGTTCGATCGAACAGCTGTCCGCGACGATCCTCGAAGTCTCCGGCCATGTGAAAAAGAATGCCGCGAACGCCGCGGAAGCAAACCGCTCTTCCAGCGAAGAAGAGCAGAAGCTGAAAGACGCCAGCGCCAAAATGGATGAAATGCTGAAAGCCATGGGAGAAATCAGCGAAACTTCCAAGCAGATCGGCAATATTATCAAAACGATTGACGACATCGCTTTTCAGACGAATATTCTCGCTTTGAACGCGGCTGTGGAAGCGGCCCGGGCGGGCGCCGCCGGCAAGGGCTTTGCCGTCGTCGCGGATGAAGTCCGGAACCTTGCCAGCAAAAGCGCGGAAGCGGCGAAAGATACAACCAGCCTGATCGAGAACGCCGTAAAGTCGGTCAATAACGGCACAAAGGTGGCCGACGTCACGGAAAAGACCCTTCAGGAAGTCATTCAGTCCGCGAACCGCACCAACGAGCTGGTCAACGAGATCGCAAACGCCTCCAACCAGCAGGCGACGTCCATCGGCCAGATCACACAGGGCATTCAGCAAATTTCCGCCGTCGTGCAAACGAACTCCGCGACAGCGGAGCAGAGCGCCGCCGCAAGCGAGGAGCTGGCCGCCCAGGCGAAAGAGCTGAAACGCACTGTATCCGGCGTCAAGCTGCGTGACGACGACGCGCGGGCACAGAAGAAGGGTCCTGAGAAAAAGCCGGCGGCAGTCCCCGTAAAAGAACAGCTGGAAGCCAGCGGCAGACCCTCGGAAAAACAAAGCGGGGAAAAACGCAAGGCGCAGCCGCAGCGTCCGGCCGCCGTGCCTGTGCATGCCCAGGCCGCGGGCGATGACAAATACGTCTGATATTTAACGCACAGATCGTCAGGGACGTCCTCAAAAACCGAGGGCGTCCCTCTTTTTCATCCGCCGGCAGGAAACGTCACGGCCCGCTTTTGTGCGTATAAATCCCAAAAGACCGAACTTTCTCATAAATATTTCACCCGGCGTGCCGATATATGTTACAGATCGGATTTTATTGACAAATTCTACCGGTCACAGGAGGAATCCCCATGAGTTCATCCAGTTCAGCTACTTCTTCGGCAAATCTTCAGACTTCATCAATCTACCGTCTGACCGGTACAAACCTGTACTCGGGGCTGGATACGGACAGCATTATCAAGGCTCTTGTATCCAATACGCAGAGCAGGATTGACAAACAGCAGCAGTTGGAACAAATCGCCGAGTGGAAAAGGGATTTATACCGCGATGTAACTTCCTCCATGCAGGATTTTGAAAACACCTATTTTTCCTATACCAGCGATACCAACCTGTTGAGTTCGACATTTTTTAAAACCTCCGGCATCAGCAGTTCTTCCAGCGTGGTCAGCGCGACGGGCAACGCCGGCAATGCGGACAGCCTTGTGATCAACAGCATTTCGCAAATCGCCTCCAAGGCTTCCTACAATTCCACCCAGCAGGTGTCGGACGAGGCGATCACCTCCGGTGAAATTTACGACAGCTGGACGCAGTCTGCCGTCGGCGGCAAGTCGCTCATTGTCAATTATAACGGCACTGATTATACCCTGACCATGAGCAGTTCGGTCAAGCTGGATTCCGAGAACATGTCCGCGACGGATGCGGACGGTTACAACGTTGAATTAAAGAAGATTGTGGACGGACTGAACAGCCAGATCAGCCAAAACAGTTCGCTGAACGGAAAAGTCAGCTTTTCACTGAATCAGGACAACAGCATCGTGCTTTCAGCCGCGAATTCTGCCGATACGGTCGGCGTCTCGGCCTATAAGACAAGCAGCGACACGACCAGCGGCCCGGCATTCCTGAGCGCTCTGGGCCTCACGGAAGGAAGCGGAACGGGATCGGTTTCCGGCTCCGCGATCGACACGGACCCCGCCACAAGCAGCCTTTTCAATAAAACCGTATCCTCCTCGTCCTACCTGAAATTCACCATCGGCAGCGACGAATACACGGTCAAGATGGGGACCGATATAACCATATTGGGTGCTACGGACGGCGGATATGCCTCCGCCATCGCGACCCAGCTCCAAAAACAGATCGACGCGAATTCCGACCTCAAGAGCAAAATAAGCGTGACGGCCGACACCGGCACCGGGAAAATCACTTTCACCTCCCTGGACGGCAGCGACCTTTCCGTCAGCGGAGGGTCGCAGAACCTGCTGCAGGGGCTCGGGATCAATACGTCCGACACCGGCACCAGCGTCCAGACCTCAGGGGTGGACGCGTCCGCCCTCTTCCAATCCTATTTCGGCGATGCGCTGGCTGGCAGCACCATGACGTTCAGCCTGGACGGCGTTTCAAAAACCGTCACGTTCGACGCCACCGAGGAAGCGGAATACTCCACCGTCGGCGACTCCAGCAGCGGTCTGATCCATTACCTGCAGGGCAAACTGACAAATTTATTCGGCACGGATTCGTCCACCGGGGATCCGAAAATTCAGGTTGCCGCGACCGGCGAAGGCGGGATCCAGTTCACGACAGACGACAGCACTTCCGTGCTTTCCGTCACTTCCTCCGACAGTTCCAATGTTCTGAACCAATACGGAGCGCTGCGGATTTCCTACGGGGAAACCAATCGCGTGGAGACCAGCAAGACGCTGAGTGAGCTTGCCGGCGAATTGAAACAGACCCTGACGGCCGGTGACGACGGCCAGTACACGATTTCCATCAACGGCAAGACGCTTTCCTTCGACGGGGACACGACGCTTTCCAAAGTGATCTCCCAGATAAACGACGACGAGGATATGGGCGTGACCGTCGCTTATTCCCAGACGACTAATTCCTTCCGCATCACGGCGGACGACAGCGGTTCCCAGAGCGAAATCGAATTCAGCGACGTCAGCGGAAATCTCGCTTCCGCTCTGTTCGGCACTTATGATTCGGATCATCTGACCGCCGGCAAGGATCTGAAAATGAACGTCACCATCAATGGAACTACAACGGATATTGTCCGCTCTTCCAACACAACGACCCTGGATGGAATCAACCTGACCGTTACCGGCACCACCGACGAAGCCGTCACGCTTTCCTCGGAGAGCAACGTGGACGATCTCGCGGATAAAATCGTCGATTTCATCAATGATTACAACAAAATCATCGACAAAGTAAATACCCTTACCTCGCAGATGCCGAATACGGATGAGGATTATGTGCCCCTTACCGACGCGCAAAAAGAAGACATGACGGACGACGAAATCGACAAATGGAATACGGAAGCCAAAAAGGGCCTGCTGCAGAATGATTCCGCGCTGAACGGAATTCTGAACGACCTGCGCGAGGCCATGACGAATGTTGTGAGTTCCGCCGGACTGTCGCTGAACCAGCTGGGAATTTCGACGCAGGCCTACGATTACACCTCCGGCGGCCAGCTGGTCGTGGATACGGATACCCTCAAGGAAAAGCTTCAAAGCGACCCGGATACCGTAATAAAGTTTTTCACGGACGAGGACGGCGTTTCGTCACGGGTGAAAGACGTGCTGGACAAATATGTCGGCACATTCGGCGGCGACGGAGTCCTTCTGCAGCTTGCCGGCACAAGTTCCGACGCGAACGATACCAGCCAGCTGACGACGCAGATCAAACAGTACAAAAGCACCATCTCGGACCTCAAAGACCAACTGCAGACGGAAGAGGACCGGTATTGGACAAAATTCACCGCAATGGAGCAGTCGCTCAGCATACTGACCTCGCAAAGCGACTACCTGACCTCTATGTTCAGCAGCGACTCCTGATCCCGGCAGCGATTAAGAAAACAGAAGGGGAAAACTGAAATGGCGGACAACAACAATTTGATCATGCAGTATCAGGAGCAGTCGATTCTCACCATGTCGCGGGGCGAGCTTCTGGTCAAATTATATGACGAACTGCTGAAAAGCCTGAGATATGCTTCCATTCTTTTCGGCCAGGAACAAATGGAAGGCGCGAAGAAATACACTGCAAAAGCAAAGGACATCGTCAATTACCTCTTTGCCATTCTGGACGACCGATACAGCATCTCCGCGAGTCTGAAACAGATTTATTCCCGTATACTCGGACAGATCATCAAGGCCAATGTCTCCGGGGATCCGGCCGTCCTGAACGAAGTCATCTCAGCCGTGCAGGAACTGAGAACCGCCTGGGCCACGGCGGAAAAAGCAACCCGAATGCAAAACGGCGCAGGTGGAAAACAGCAGGCCGCCCTGTAAGGGCGGCCCCTTTCACAGGAGGTGTAAATACCGTGGCAATCTCGGAAGAACTGCAGGCCTGTCTGGACCAAAAACAGGTTCTCTTAACCCGCCTGCTGAACCTGTCCCGTCAGATTGAAACCCAGTGTTCCCGTGAAAAACCGGAAGATCCTTCCGCTTTGATCCGGCAGCGCCAGGTTTACATTGACCGGCTGAAAAAATGCGCGGACCGGATCGGTCTTTTGCTGGCAAAGCTCCCTCACGAGGAACGCGAGCGAACGGATTCGATTCTTTCCGCCCGATTGCCGAAGGCGCAGTGCAGCGCCGGGGAAGCGTCTGCCATGGAGCGGGAAGCGCAATGCCGCTCCCTGCTGAGGGAACTCTCCGCTTCCGACGCGGAGAGCAGGAGGCAAATGAAAAAGGAGTGCGACCGGCTTCAAAAGCTGGTCAACAACTCCCGCGGCAAGGGGAAAAAAGATTCCCTTTTTTCAAATTTTAAAACTTAAAGTCTCTTTTCTCCTTTTGCGAAGGATTTCACGACCACCATGCCCGTGTCCGTGTAAAAATAAACGGTGCGCCCATAGTTCAGCCCCGTATCCTCCGCCTGAATGCGGATTCCAAGATCCGCGAGCGTCTTTTTCACCGCGGCGATGTTTCTCGCTCCAATGCTGCCGAACGCGCTGTCGTCCGCGACTTCAAACATCTTGGCTCCGCCCGCGATCTTTGCCTGCATCCTGGCGCGCAGGCATCCCATTGCCTCCATGTCCCCGACCATCACCGGCAGACAGGAATCCGCGTAGCGGTTGATTTGGTCCCCGGCGTTATTCTCCGGCCGGCAGGGCAGCATAATATGGGCAAGTCCTCCGATTTTTAAAGCCGCATCATAGAGACAGATGCCAATACATGACCCCAGCGCGTAGGTGACCAGCGCGCCGGGGTTTTGTGTTATTTTCACGTCCGAAATGCCTACCGTGATCAATTCGCTCATAGCTGAATCCCCAGACTGCTCATTAGTTTATTCAGTGAGGCAATGTCCGGGATCAGCATCATATTCGCTGAAATCGTCTTGCTTGCGCTGAGAAAGTCATCCTCGATAAAAATGATTTTATCGGACACGGAACCCATTTCCGCGGCGGGAACCGTGAGCAGGGCTCCGGCCATGTCTGCCGTGACGGCCGGCACGGAAATTTTAATTTCAAGGTTGGAAAGAGACGCGATCGAAGCCGCATAGGCGCCGATCATGATGTTGCCGATTTCCGAAAGCGCGGAATACTCCATGTCGGAAAGGGACGCGCAGTCCGCCCCGCTTTCGCCAAGCAGGGTCTCCAGCAAAGACTGCGTGAATTCCTGCTCGATGACAAACATCATAAGGCCGTGAATATCTCCGTTCAGCTCCACCAGAATCGCCACGACCGGCGTTTCCGGCCCGCCAAGCGCGCGGTCCGCCTCGCTGATATCCAGAATGCGCACAACGGGCGTCACCATGTCCACTTCGCGGTTCAGCATCTGCGAAAGGGAGGTCGCCGCGTTTCCCGCTCCAATGTTGCCGATTTCCTTTAAGACATCAATATGCATCTCATTTAGCTGGCTCAAATTTTCTATTGCCATAGGCACGCCTCGCTTTCAGGATCATGTGCGGTCAACAGGCTGTATCGGCGAGCTGACAATATGTTCGTGATCCGCATAGAATTTTGTCGCGCTGTAATCGGAAGAAAGGGTCTCGGTAAAACTGCCGATCGTCATCCTTGTTCCCGCATAGGCGATGCGCAGCGCAGCGACTTTGAAATCCAAAATTGCCAGGCCGCTCTGGTCCGCCGTCCCCATCGCGCTGATTTTCGTCTTCAGGTAATCGATTCTGGATTCCGCCAGTTCTTTTTGAGAATTGGCGCTTTTCAGTAATTTTTTGGCTTTCAGGGAAAGCGGATCTTTCTGGAGAAACAGGGCGATCGTCTCCGCCTGGGAACACAGGGTCTGAAGATTCTTCTCCTCCTCCGAGAGCTCCGCTTTGACGGAATCCAGGCTTTCCTCTTCTCTGCCTGTAAGCAGGCCGTCCAGCACGCCGGACACAATGAGGACCTCCGTGCGGGCGCCCCCGCTGCCGATCGTGTTGGCGGTAATGGAGCGTCCCGCCTGATAGCGCCCCCCGGCCAGAAGGCCTTTCCTGCCGCGGGCCATAATTGAATTTCCCGCCTTGACCATGCTGTTAAAAATGACGTCGGCCCGCAGATCGCCGGCACATTCAACCGTTGCGTTCTCAATGTACTGGGCGGAAACACTTCCCTTGGCAATCAATTTTCCCCGGCTCATCCCGTTCATTCCGCAGGATATGGCGATATTCCCGCCGGCCTCCAGCATGGCTCCTTCCACCATGCCGCGGACATTGATATCCATTCCGGCTTTGATGGAAAAGCCTTCCAGGACATCTCCCTGAACGATGACGGTCCCGAGAAAATCGATATTCCCGGAAGAGCTGTCCACATCACCGCGCACAACAAACACTTCACTGATGCTGAGGTTCGCGTTCTTATATTCGATACAGCCGTCCGAGTCCGCGGTCAGAGTCAGCCCGTCCTCCGAAACTGCCGTATTCTTTCCCTGGGGAAAGCTCGGAATTTTCCCGCGCCGGTATTCCACCGGATTGTTATAGACATCGATTCCGTTTTCCCCGGGTTCGGGGGGAAGGATCCTGCACAGCACATCGCCCTTTTTCACATTCTGCACGATTCCAAGATTGCGGTAATCCACCGTGCCGTCTTCGCGCTCCTCCGGCATGAAATTCTGCTCCCTCTGGAACAGATACTCCAGTTTGCCGTCCTTTTCGTCCACCGGAGAAAGACCCCTGGCACAGACAAGGTCGAGAAAATATTTTTTGTTTTCACAATAATCGCGGATGACGCTTTCCAGCACGCCGTAAACGATTCCGTTTTCCTTTAAAAACGCCACGATTTCCTCAAAGGAAACCGACTGGCCATGAAAGGCCGTTTTAACCCTGATGGTTGCTTCCAGCCGGTCCGACGACACGCTCAGCTGTATTTCCGGTTTTTTCAATTCTTCCTTCTGATCTGATTCCGCCATCCGATTCCCCTTATCGTCCGGTGCATTCAATTTTTACTCCCCCTCCTGCATGAAAAACATTCATCGCAGACTGTTGACCGTCTGCGTGGTATTGTCCGAAATAGAAAGGATATTCGCATTAAAGGAAAACGCCTTCTGTGAATTGATCAGCGCCGTCATCTCATCCGCCAGATTCACCGCCGAATCCTCAATGCTTCCCTGAATCGCCTGAACATTGGAATCTATCGCCAAACCGGAAGCTGCGGTCTCCTCCAGATAATTGTCCCCCGACTTTTTAAGCCCGCCGCAGTTCCGAAAGGAATAAACGCCTACGCTCTGCTTCTCGTTTTCGTCCTTCACCGAAATCGCGTTCCCGGACTGGTCCAGCACAAGCCCCCCATGCGAATCCGAGAGGAAAAAGCCGCCGTCGGAGTTTTTCGAGAGCTGGAAGCCACCGTTGCGCGTGAAACGGACGAGGCCATCCGAACATCTCACTGCGAAAAACGCATTCTCAGCGGGAAGCGCGTAATCAAGCGGACGGTTGGTCCGCTCAACGCTTCCCTGACCGAAAACCGTGTCCGTTTTGTCGGCGCGGTCCCCATGGCCGACCTTCAGGCTGTTTTCCGTCTCCGGCCCGTGCACGCCCGTGTAAACCAGGTCTGCAAATGAAACTTTGTCCGGCTTAAACCCCTGCGTCGACGCATTCGCGATGTTATTGGAAGTCACATCCATCTTCTGCTGCTGCGCGATGGCGCCGGCGGCAGCCGTGTAAAAGGATGTCATCATAACGTTCCCCTCCCCTCCTTAAAGTTTTGAAATATCCACCGCCTGATCCAGCACGGTATCATACATCTTCAGCGCCTGCGAGCAGGTCTGGAGCTCACGCTGGGAGGAAAGGGCGTTTGTCATCTCCTCCGCCATGTCCACATTGGAGCCTTCCAGCGATTTCCATAAAATGTTCGGATCTGTGACCGGAACGGCGGAAGCACCCTGGAACATCCCCTCCCCCACCGTTCTCAGCGCGGCGTTGTCCGGAAAGCGGTAGACGGCCAGACTGCCTGCGGAGCGGCCTTCCGCAGTCAGATTGCCCTGCCCGTCCGACGAAAGGTCGTCCGTTCCGGGACGGATCGGTCCGCCGTCGGTGCCCAGCACTCTGCCCTGCCCCTTGAGGACCAGATAGCCGTCTTCATCCAGATTGAAGCTTCCGTTTCTCGTGTAAACGGTCCCGCCGTCTCCCTGGACGGCAAAAAAGCCGTCGCCATTGATGGCAAAATCCAGCTTTCTGTCCGTCTGCGAGACGGTCCCTCCGGAAAAATCGGTCACGGCTTCGTCCGCGGTGTTCATCAGCGAAGCCGTGCCGACGGGCGTTCTCTGCCCATCGACCCTCTCAATGACCATGCTGCCGAATGTTTTCGGCATGACCCGGGACTTTTTAAATCCGTTGGTGTCGGTGTTCGCCACATTGTTGCTGATTGTATTCAGGACCCTGCTCTGTGTCAGGATGCCGGAACCCAGCATATAGAACCCTCTGACCATATCGAGTCTTTCCTCCTTTCACTGTTTCAGATAACTTTCCAGGCTTCTTTTCAGCTTTCTCAGCGCGCTGGAATGGATCTGCGACACGCGTGATTCGCTGATCCCCATCACGTGGGAGATTTCCTTGATTTTCAGCTGTTCCTTATAATAAAGGGAAATGACGATTCTCTCCTTTTCCTCCAGCAGGTCGATGTCGCGCTGGAGCATGCTGCTCAGTTCCTTTTCCGCGACGGTCTGTTCCGGGCCGTCGGAAGAATCAGCGCCGCGCAGCGCAAGGCTCTCCACTCCCTTTTCATAAACCAATTCCTCAAAGGAAAGCATGTTCATCGAGCAGGTTTCCGCCAGCATTTTTTCGTACTCCGAAAGGCTGATCTTCATGTAGTCCGCGGTTTCCTGTTCCGTCGGGCTGCGGCCGAACCGCTGGTTCAGGACTTCGTCCGCCTCGTTCAGCGCCTTTGCCATCTTTTTCAGCCTGCGCGGAAAACAGTCCTGGCGCCGTATGTAATCAATCATCGCGCCCCGGATCTTGATGGATGCAAAAGTCTCAAATTTAACATTTTTCAAAAGATCGAATTTAGACACGGCGTCCATCAGCGCAATCAGGCCCTCGCTTATTATATCGTCCAGATAATTAAAATACTGATAGTGCCCTACAATTTTTATCGCGATACACCGCACAAGGTAACTGTACTGACAGATCAGCTCATTGCGCGTTTCGACGTCCCCGGTTCTGTTGTACCGGGCCCAGAGCTCGCGGACCGGCAGCTCCCGCTCCCTGATCCCGTAATCTTTCGTCATACAGCCCCTCTCCCTTCCGCAATCTGTCTATCAGTCCAGCGTCACGTTGGCGACCGCCTGAATCTGCACGTTGTTGTCAAGTTCGTTAAAGGAAAGCACCACGGCACGCGGATAAAACTGCTGCAGCAGTTTGCTGAAATAGATCCGCACCACCGGGGAAGTGAGGATCACCGGGGTGGCAACCACGTCCTTCACCTTGGAAACGCAGTCGGTCAGCTTCATAATGATCTTCTGGGTCGTCTGCGGGTCCAGCGACAGGTAAGTCCCGTGCTCGTTTTTGCTGATGGAACCCACGATCGCTTTTTCCACCTCGCTGTCCAGCGTGATCACCCGGATCTGACCGCCGTCCGCCCACTTGCGCGTGATGGTCCTGCGCAGCGCCTGCCGCACATATTCCGTCATCATATCCGGGTCGCGCGCCGCGGCGGCGTTGTTGGAAATCGTCTCCAGAATCGTTTCCATGTCCCGGATGGGAACGCCTTCCTTCAGCAGGGAGCAAAGCACTTTCTGAAGGTTGCTCTGTGTCATCACATTCGGCACCACGTCGGAGACAAGGGAGGCGTCGTAGCCCTTGACGCTCTCGAGAAGCTGCCCCACTTCCTGCCGGGAGAGCAGCTCGTCCGCGTGGCGGCGCACGGTTTCCGAAAGATGGGTAATGACGACCGAAAGCGGGTCGATGACGGTGTACCCGTAAATCTCCGCCATATCCTTTTTGTCCGGGGTGATCCACTTGCTTGGGATGCCGTAAGCCGGCTCGATGGTGTCGATGCCGTCGATCTCACCCGTCAGGTTGCCCGGGTCCAGCGCCAGGTAATAGTCCATCAGGATTTCTCCGCGGGCGACTTCCTCTCCTCTGATCTTAATGACATACTGGTTCGGGTTGAGAAGCCCGTTGTCACGCAGGCGGATGGAAGGAACAACCATGCCCATATCCACCGCGAACTGTTTGCGGAACGTCACCAGCCGCTCGATGAAGCTGCTGCCGCTCGATTCATCCACCAGCGGGATCAGGCTGTAGCCAAACTCCATTTCGACCGCGTCCAGAGGAAGCAGGCTGTAAATATGGTCGATATTTTTGTAGTAGGAGGTCTCGTCGTCCTGGGGCGCGGCGGCGCCGGCGCTCTCCCCCTGTTCGACCACCGCTGACTGCTCCAGTTTTCTGCGCAGCATCAGGCCGGAACCGATCAAAAAGGCGGAAAGCAGCACAAGCTGGACATGGGGCATGCTGGGAATCAGGTTCAGGGCAAACACGCCGCACCCGGCCAGCAGGATCACCATCGGCTGCGAGGAGAACTGGCGGGAAACGTCCTCCCCCAGCGTGGAGCTGGAAGCCGCGCGGGTCACGATCATGCCCGTCGCCGTGGAGATCAGCAGCGCGGGCA
This window contains:
- a CDS encoding chemotaxis protein CheC, which produces MAIENLSQLNEMHIDVLKEIGNIGAGNAATSLSQMLNREVDMVTPVVRILDISEADRALGGPETPVVAILVELNGDIHGLMMFVIEQEFTQSLLETLLGESGADCASLSDMEYSALSEIGNIMIGAYAASIASLSNLEIKISVPAVTADMAGALLTVPAAEMGSVSDKIIFIEDDFLSASKTISANMMLIPDIASLNKLMSSLGIQL
- a CDS encoding DUF342 domain-containing protein, which translates into the protein MAESDQKEELKKPEIQLSVSSDRLEATIRVKTAFHGQSVSFEEIVAFLKENGIVYGVLESVIRDYCENKKYFLDLVCARGLSPVDEKDGKLEYLFQREQNFMPEEREDGTVDYRNLGIVQNVKKGDVLCRILPPEPGENGIDVYNNPVEYRRGKIPSFPQGKNTAVSEDGLTLTADSDGCIEYKNANLSISEVFVVRGDVDSSSGNIDFLGTVIVQGDVLEGFSIKAGMDINVRGMVEGAMLEAGGNIAISCGMNGMSRGKLIAKGSVSAQYIENATVECAGDLRADVIFNSMVKAGNSIMARGRKGLLAGGRYQAGRSITANTIGSGGARTEVLIVSGVLDGLLTGREEESLDSVKAELSEEEKNLQTLCSQAETIALFLQKDPLSLKAKKLLKSANSQKELAESRIDYLKTKISAMGTADQSGLAILDFKVAALRIAYAGTRMTIGSFTETLSSDYSATKFYADHEHIVSSPIQPVDRT
- a CDS encoding flagellar hook-basal body protein, with product MMTSFYTAAAGAIAQQQKMDVTSNNIANASTQGFKPDKVSFADLVYTGVHGPETENSLKVGHGDRADKTDTVFGQGSVERTNRPLDYALPAENAFFAVRCSDGLVRFTRNGGFQLSKNSDGGFFLSDSHGGLVLDQSGNAISVKDENEKQSVGVYSFRNCGGLKKSGDNYLEETAASGLAIDSNVQAIQGSIEDSAVNLADEMTALINSQKAFSFNANILSISDNTTQTVNSLR
- a CDS encoding flagellar hook-basal body protein, with translation MVRGFYMLGSGILTQSRVLNTISNNVANTDTNGFKKSRVMPKTFGSMVIERVDGQRTPVGTASLMNTADEAVTDFSGGTVSQTDRKLDFAINGDGFFAVQGDGGTVYTRNGSFNLDEDGYLVLKGQGRVLGTDGGPIRPGTDDLSSDGQGNLTAEGRSAGSLAVYRFPDNAALRTVGEGMFQGASAVPVTDPNILWKSLEGSNVDMAEEMTNALSSQRELQTCSQALKMYDTVLDQAVDISKL
- a CDS encoding sigma-70 family RNA polymerase sigma factor: MTKDYGIRERELPVRELWARYNRTGDVETRNELICQYSYLVRCIAIKIVGHYQYFNYLDDIISEGLIALMDAVSKFDLLKNVKFETFASIKIRGAMIDYIRRQDCFPRRLKKMAKALNEADEVLNQRFGRSPTEQETADYMKISLSEYEKMLAETCSMNMLSFEELVYEKGVESLALRGADSSDGPEQTVAEKELSSMLQRDIDLLEEKERIVISLYYKEQLKIKEISHVMGISESRVSQIHSSALRKLKRSLESYLKQ
- the flhA gene encoding flagellar biosynthesis protein FlhA translates to MKLLNHVVSLFVIFIIALIIIPLPAPLLDMMFILNISLSLVILLLTMYIRSALDFSVFPSILLITTLFRLALNISSTRLILSNSGSAGQVIKTFGTFVLQGNIVVGFVVFLIIVLVQFLVITKGAERVSEVAARFRLDAMPGKQMAIDADLNSGLIDEQTARQRRDDVQREAEFYGSMDGASKFVKGDAIMSIVITFINFIGGLIVGMVQGGQSFGEVLNIYSIATVGDGLVSQVPALLISTATGMIVTRAASSSTLGEDVSRQFSSQPMVILLAGCGVFALNLIPSMPHVQLVLLSAFLIGSGLMLRRKLEQSAVVEQGESAGAAAPQDDETSYYKNIDHIYSLLPLDAVEMEFGYSLIPLVDESSGSSFIERLVTFRKQFAVDMGMVVPSIRLRDNGLLNPNQYVIKIRGEEVARGEILMDYYLALDPGNLTGEIDGIDTIEPAYGIPSKWITPDKKDMAEIYGYTVIDPLSVVITHLSETVRRHADELLSRQEVGQLLESVKGYDASLVSDVVPNVMTQSNLQKVLCSLLKEGVPIRDMETILETISNNAAAARDPDMMTEYVRQALRRTITRKWADGGQIRVITLDSEVEKAIVGSISKNEHGTYLSLDPQTTQKIIMKLTDCVSKVKDVVATPVILTSPVVRIYFSKLLQQFYPRAVVLSFNELDNNVQIQAVANVTLD